Part of the Nicotiana sylvestris chromosome 2, ASM39365v2, whole genome shotgun sequence genome, cgaggcctgtTGACCCTGCAATGGCAATCCACTACGCCTTTCGTTGTTGAAGACAAAGAAGATAAAGATCGTGGGTTGATGAGCCGATTCGTCCAGATACGGACTGTCGAAATTATGCCAGtggagtttctgccatttcctGAGGAATGTAATTTTACActtaagtggtacacttgtgcctTCTTAGTTTTGTTTATGGTGAAGGCGGGATTCGTAAATacgccttcttttctttttctgtagcGATTTCGTGGATGCCGGGTGAGGTTCCCGATCTACTGGATTGGGTTCGGAAgttggcgacccattcgacttACAATGAGCATAAGTAGCGAGCTTTATCTAAGGATATATGGGAGGCAAAATTCCACAATACGTGCTATGTGATTCGctccccccctcccccctttTTCTCTCGGAAGGGCGCTTCATTATAGGCATTGGAGAGTCCCTCAAAGCGAGGTCGTGCCCTTTAGGAGAGGGAGAAATATTGCCAGCTTCCGGGCTAAAGAATGATAACAACAAGAATTATGTCGGAGGTCTTGATTCGAACAAACTGACTTATCCATCCTCGATCTTTGTCCTCATCGATACTAGAGAATATCGACTTCGAGGACTGACGTTGGAGTTTTATCAAACCGCCTCGATATTGGCGAGGGTTGTATAGCCTAATTAGATGGTCGAGTGTGAAAGGCAAACCCCCCTCGACCTTGCTTGGGAAGAACCTGAGCAATTTGACAATATGCCAGAAAAAATGGTAGATCTGGCTAAGGGTAATCCGGTACTAGTGACAGAAATCGAGGATGACTAATCTACACGACCCAGTACCAGATCTACGGGACCCAATGTGAAAGGATAAGTATACACACTTAGGTATCCCTTCATATGGGTAGTGATGTCCTCCTCTGGGGAAGGAATCACCACTTCCTTGTTCTCCCAATGGCATTCTTCCTTCACCTGCTTGAGATCGGCCTCAGATATCGAGCATATGTATCGGAGGCTCACATCGGCCTGGAACAGATGGAGGCCTATCGATTTTAAAATGGGAAAAGGTCCAAAATTACCACTCTATTGTTGCTTATTGTTTACTTCTTCCACCCGTTATACTTTTCGTCCAATCTATCCCCTAACGTTAACAAACTTTTTAGAATTTCCCCTAACCCAAAAGGTCCGCCTGGCAACTGAACCCCTCAATAAAGACCAAGGCGTATATTCCGGAATTTATTTGTACGAGTTTGTACGGATTTCTACTAAGTTGTTAGACAGTTTTCCCAATAAGATTCCTTGCTAAAAATATAAATGTACCTTGCAAAGGACCCCCCCTCCCCATTATATAAAGGGGGAGCCCATTCATTTGTAAcatcatcaatcattggcaaaaGAAGATACTCTCTTACTTTCTTGCTCATTACTCATCAGAATTGTCTcttaactttattatttttattttactgtTCTTGTGGACCTACCTCGAGGCCATCACAACTCGAGGTCAAGACTTGCTCAAACATTGGTTTGCTTTTACTAACTACTTAATCTACACATTTGTTTTCTTGGTTATCAGTAGGTATtggactaaatcacatatctttaaaatcacaaacaagtttaattgttacttgtattttcaaggtaaacaggcTTCTAACTCAAGCTTTAGAATTGCCTGTTACAAGTATTTTCTTTTGACCACCAAATATAACTCTACCCATACCCCATGTCCAACCAATGTGTTGGCATGGACATCAAGTCTAAGAATATGAACAAAATGAATAGAAGAGTTGTCATGTTATACCTATTAGGTGTTGTcctaattttttttatcatattTGGTTTTTCTATTTCTTGAATAAAAGGATAATATATTTACTAGGGGTGGCAATTTTTACCCAAAAAATTGTAACCCGCCCAACCCGCCCAAGGTTGTATGGGTTGGGTCAGTAATAAAAAAGCCAATGGGTCAAAATGGGTTGGACCCATACTGACCCATCAGAATATTGGGCTCAAACGTGTAAAAATATTGTAACCCAACGGGTTAATACATAGACCAGCCCAACGGGTCAAAATAAATGAAACCTACACGTGTTCCTCTTTAATTTCTCAGAAGACGCAAGTTAGACAGACTATTCCGAGCTTTTTCCTTCTTGATTTCTTAGACGAATGCAAGGTTAGACTAATGTTTTTGGCTCTTCAACTCTATTCTCATCCTCTTTTAATCTTTTTCGttgattctttttctttcaaagtgttgaatttcattttttctatggattttgtatttttattattgttGGTGAATTGGGTGTCTGAAGCTACTACTTATTTTTTATTTAGGGTTTATATGAGCTCATAATTTAAAATCTTTGATGATAATATTATCTATGTTATCTTTCTATATGATTTGCTTTAAGCTCTGAAAGTAAtgtttttacttcttttttttaataagTTAATGGAGCATATGGATGAAGTTGAAGAATCTACTGAAATAAGCTCAACAAGTTCATGTAGGAGGACTTCTGTGGTATgggataattttttgaaattacCACTTGACATTAATCCAGATAATAGGTTGAGGGCAAAGTGTAAAGATTGTGGTCGGGTATATTTGGCTGATTCAATTGCTGGAACTTCAAATTTAAAGCGTCACCGAGCTAAACGTCATAGCGATGTGTCAGAATCAGGTCGTTATCTAGCTGTGAATACTGAAATGTTCCGTGAATTGATTGCCAAAGCTATAGTAATACATAACTTGCCTTTTAGTTTTGTGGAATATGAAGGGATAAGAGAGATACATAACTTTTTGAATCCCACCGTCAGTACTATTTCAAGAAATACTTCAAAAGTTGATGTTTTAAAATTATATCAGAAGCAAAAAGGAGTAGTTCATGATGAACTTGCAAAATTTCCTAGTACAGTATGCTTTACTACTGATTTGTGGACATCAATTAGCTTAAATGGTTATTTTTGTCTGACGGCTCATTTTGTCGACTTAAATTGGATTTTACAAAAGAGGGTTCTAATATTCCGCCATGTGCCTCTTCCGCATTCTGGTCAAATTCTTGGACCGATATTGATTAGTTTCTTGAAGGAGTGGGGAATCGagaagaaaatattttcaatAACCTTAGATAATGCAACTTACAATGAGAAAATTGTGGACAGTTTGAAAGAGCacttgaacttgatgaattctttGGTATGTAACGGGGACTTTGTCCATATTCGTTGTGCAAATCATATTTTAAATTTGATTGTTAAAGCAGGTCTAAAGTCAATAGAGGCTGCAATATTTAACATAAGAAAGAGTATTAAATATGTGAAAGGTTCTGAGTCGAGGATCATAAAGTTTGTAGATTGTATCAAGAATCTTGGATTGAAGTTGACTGGAAAAATGTGTCAAGATGTGCCGACGAGATGGAACTATACTTTTCTTATGCTTGAGAGTGCTATTCCGTATCGTCGGGCTTTTTCTGATTTCAAACTACTTGATGCGGATTTTAAATGGTGTCCTTCAGAAATGGATTGGGATAAGGTAGAAACAATTTCCAAATTCCTATAGCCTTTTGATGAAATAACTACTTTGTTTTCGGGGAGCCAATATCCGACGACCAACTTATTTTTTCATAAAGTGTGGAAAATCCATTTGTTGATAAAGGAAGAGAAAAATAGTGAGCATCCCGATATTAAGGCAATGGCAGGGAAAATGGAAGAGAAATTTTCAAAGTATTGGCAAGAGTATACTCCAATTTTATCATTGGCAGTTGTTCTCGACCCTCGTTACAAGTTAAAGTTTGTGAAGTTTTGCTTTTCAAAGCTTGATTCTTTAACTTGTAATGAAAAGACGAAGGTTGTTGAAGATAACTTGCATCGATTGTTTAAGGAGTACGTGAAATCTCCAACATCCAATAGTGCATTGGTGCAAAGTATTGTTGATGGACATGATACGGAAATGagacagtctcttcttcatgtacaatttattttgactgtttttcttcaaacaattatcctccagtgctttccataatttacttgcagaagtttcctttgtgtatggatatttctgctctctagcaaggtaggatcgaatggtaccgcaagcaaca contains:
- the LOC138886094 gene encoding zinc finger BED domain-containing protein RICESLEEPER 2-like, encoding MEHMDEVEESTEISSTSSCRRTSVVWDNFLKLPLDINPDNRLRAKCKDCGRVYLADSIAGTSNLKRHRAKRHSDVSESGRYLAVNTEMFRELIAKAIVIHNLPFSFVEYEGIREIHNFLNPTVSTISRNTSKVDVLKLYQKQKGVVHDELAKFPSTVCFTTDLWTSISLNGYFCLTAHFVDLNWILQKRVLIFRHVPLPHSGQILGPILISFLKEWGIEKKIFSITLDNATYNEKIVDSLKEHLNLMNSLVCNGDFVHIRCANHILNLIVKAGLKSIEAAIFNIRKSIKYVKGSESRIIKFVDCIKNLGLKLTGKMCQDVPTRWNYTFLMLESAIPYRRAFSDFKLLDADFKWCPSEMDWDKEEKNSEHPDIKAMAGKMEEKFSKYWQEYTPILSLAVVLDPRYKLKFVKFCFSKLDSLTCNEKTKVVEDNLHRLFKEYVKSPTSNSALVQSIVDGHDTEMRQSLLHVQFILTVFLQTIILQCFP